A window from Ruminiclostridium josui JCM 17888 encodes these proteins:
- the hypE gene encoding hydrogenase expression/formation protein HypE, protein MKNDKIVLDHGTGAKLSHELISLIVETLGDVYIGKMEDSAVLPITGDRIAVTTDSFVVTPVFFGNGDIGKISVCGTVNDIAVSGAKPLYLTLAMILETGFPIADLVKILTSIRNASKEANIKIVAGDTKVVNEGEIDKICINTTGVGIFEREPLNMNKIESGDKLILSGYIGNHSIHLLSVRVGLGYEKRIMSDCAPLNGLIEELLNAVPAGSIKTIRDVTRGGLSSVLNEFSGHIGKSIVIEEEKLPIMPETAMASDMLGINPIHLANEGCICLFVKPEVEEKVLEIMKKHKYGQKAVTIGSVSNEKSTDVVMIKVDGSSKIVEELIGMELPRLC, encoded by the coding sequence ATGAAAAACGATAAAATTGTTTTAGATCATGGAACAGGAGCAAAACTGAGTCATGAACTTATTTCACTGATTGTTGAAACATTGGGAGATGTTTACATCGGCAAAATGGAAGATAGTGCCGTACTTCCCATAACAGGAGATAGAATTGCAGTTACAACAGATTCATTTGTTGTAACGCCTGTGTTTTTCGGGAATGGAGACATTGGAAAAATATCTGTTTGTGGTACTGTAAATGATATTGCCGTAAGCGGTGCAAAACCTCTATATTTAACATTGGCAATGATACTGGAAACAGGTTTTCCTATAGCTGATCTCGTAAAAATCCTTACATCAATTCGTAATGCTTCAAAAGAAGCGAATATTAAGATTGTAGCCGGAGATACAAAAGTTGTCAATGAAGGTGAAATAGACAAGATATGTATCAACACAACTGGTGTAGGCATTTTTGAGAGAGAGCCTTTGAATATGAATAAAATTGAATCTGGCGATAAACTAATTTTAAGCGGATATATAGGTAATCACAGTATCCATCTTCTTTCCGTCCGTGTAGGTCTTGGCTATGAAAAGCGAATTATGAGCGATTGTGCACCACTTAACGGATTAATTGAGGAATTGTTAAATGCCGTACCTGCTGGAAGCATTAAAACTATAAGAGATGTTACTCGCGGAGGGTTATCTTCTGTTTTAAATGAATTCTCAGGACACATAGGAAAGTCTATAGTTATAGAAGAAGAGAAACTGCCTATTATGCCTGAGACAGCTATGGCTAGTGATATGCTGGGCATCAATCCTATTCATCTTGCTAATGAAGGTTGTATTTGTCTTTTTGTAAAACCTGAGGTAGAAGAAAAGGTATTAGAAATAATGAAAAAACATAAGTACGGGCAAAAGGCAGTTACAATAGGAAGTGTATCTAATGAAAAATCCACAGATGTTGTTATGATAAAGGTGGATGGTTCCTCCAAAATAGTCGAAGAATTAATCGGAATGGAACTGCCAAGATTATGTTAA
- a CDS encoding polyketide synthase, with amino-acid sequence MKSVVYIEQLGQGIVLIKMEDRENKNTFSDELMLGLKEAFESIKNDITCKVVIMTGYDNYFCTGGTKEGLLALNEGKEVFTDKSLYNLPLNCEVPVIAAMQGHGIGGGFALGLFADSVILARESIYSANFMRYGFTPGFGATFILPNKLGSSLAQEMLYSADNYRGAELERRGVPFPVLPRLEVLDHAYNLAKKIAEKPRLSLITLKEHFVAPLRIQLNEIIRQELIMHEKTFRQDEVRQNIIKLFGN; translated from the coding sequence ATGAAATCGGTAGTATATATTGAGCAATTGGGACAAGGAATTGTACTGATTAAAATGGAAGACAGAGAGAATAAAAATACTTTTTCTGATGAATTAATGCTTGGTTTAAAAGAAGCTTTTGAGTCTATAAAGAATGATATTACCTGTAAAGTGGTCATTATGACAGGATATGATAACTATTTTTGTACAGGTGGAACAAAAGAGGGACTGTTGGCATTGAATGAGGGCAAGGAAGTATTCACCGACAAAAGTCTTTACAATCTTCCATTGAATTGTGAAGTTCCAGTTATTGCAGCTATGCAAGGTCATGGAATAGGGGGTGGATTTGCATTAGGATTATTTGCTGACTCTGTCATTTTGGCAAGAGAAAGTATTTATAGTGCTAATTTTATGCGATACGGATTTACTCCCGGCTTTGGTGCGACATTCATCTTACCTAATAAATTGGGCAGCAGTCTTGCCCAGGAAATGTTATATAGTGCTGATAATTACCGTGGGGCTGAACTTGAAAGACGTGGAGTTCCATTTCCGGTACTTCCCAGATTAGAGGTTCTTGATCATGCTTATAATTTGGCGAAAAAAATAGCGGAAAAACCAAGACTTTCATTAATTACATTAAAAGAACACTTTGTTGCTCCATTAAGAATACAGTTGAATGAAATAATTAGACAAGAGCTTATTATGCATGAAAAAACCTTTCGGCAGGATGAAGTAAGACAAAACATTATAAAATTATTTGGAAACTAG
- a CDS encoding class I SAM-dependent methyltransferase: MVIITTNREQEVPNNESIFNKEQPSSYEGQARLEALTETMNEYMVPSKEFNRFQEAATELENISKLLLFNAFREMGVFCDAGERYHEDELKSKLNIIYQYGRLFGALLGMVEDAGFVYREGKYVFLTRKAEDESIRYKLNNKERMFGDYLYAYPEMKAQIKFLGACVENYPRILTGKIHPAQIMFPKGSMELVENIYKHNASSDYYNGLVTHSVENYIEKQLDFNKTGQIRILEIGAGTGGTSKHVLMGISKYNGHIEYVYTDIAKTFIQYGKGMFGNTYGFVDFKELNIENDIEVQGYSPYSFDIVIAANVLHATKYIEKTLKNTRKLLKPRGLLILNEITAFSSFLTLTFGLLDGWWLYEDEDHRISGSPLLSCKMWANQLERAGFAAALALHSKDTTGLKLPQDIILAM; this comes from the coding sequence ATGGTAATAATTACAACAAACAGAGAGCAAGAAGTACCGAATAACGAATCTATCTTTAACAAGGAACAGCCAAGCAGTTATGAAGGACAAGCCCGGCTAGAAGCCTTGACAGAAACTATGAATGAATACATGGTACCCAGTAAGGAGTTTAATAGGTTTCAAGAGGCAGCCACAGAATTAGAAAATATATCTAAGCTACTATTATTCAATGCTTTTAGGGAAATGGGAGTTTTCTGTGATGCAGGAGAAAGGTACCATGAAGATGAGTTAAAAAGCAAACTGAATATCATTTACCAATACGGCCGCCTTTTTGGTGCACTTTTAGGCATGGTAGAAGATGCTGGGTTTGTTTACAGGGAAGGTAAATATGTATTTTTGACCAGAAAGGCAGAGGACGAAAGCATAAGATATAAGCTGAATAATAAAGAAAGAATGTTTGGCGATTATCTTTATGCTTATCCTGAAATGAAGGCTCAAATAAAGTTCCTGGGAGCTTGTGTAGAGAATTATCCAAGGATTCTTACAGGGAAAATACACCCTGCACAAATCATGTTTCCTAAGGGGTCCATGGAGCTTGTTGAGAATATCTATAAACATAATGCCAGCTCGGATTACTACAATGGCTTAGTTACACACAGCGTAGAGAATTACATCGAAAAACAGCTTGATTTTAATAAGACTGGGCAAATAAGGATTTTGGAAATCGGAGCAGGTACAGGAGGAACCAGTAAGCATGTGCTTATGGGTATATCAAAGTATAACGGACATATAGAGTATGTTTACACCGATATAGCTAAAACCTTTATACAATATGGTAAAGGTATGTTCGGAAATACCTATGGGTTTGTTGATTTTAAGGAATTGAATATTGAAAATGACATAGAAGTTCAGGGATACAGCCCTTATTCCTTTGATATTGTCATTGCAGCCAACGTTCTGCATGCTACAAAATATATTGAAAAAACATTGAAAAATACTAGAAAACTTTTGAAGCCCCGGGGGTTGCTTATTTTAAATGAAATAACAGCGTTTAGCAGCTTTCTGACGCTTACCTTCGGACTGCTAGATGGCTGGTGGCTTTATGAGGATGAAGACCATCGAATTTCAGGTTCACCACTGCTGAGTTGTAAAATGTGGGCAAACCAGTTAGAAAGGGCTGGATTTGCAGCAGCTTTAGCGTTACACAGCAAGGATACGACTGGTTTAAAGCTTCCTCAGGACATTATACTTGCCATGTAA
- a CDS encoding recombinase family protein, protein MSKIGYVRVSTFEQNTDRQEIALSEIGMDKIFSEKISGKSTNRLELNKMLDYIREGDTLYIESISRLARSTRDLLSIVNILQDKKVDLVSLKENIDTTTPQGRFVLTIFGALSELERESTLQRQREGIAAARIKGKKFGRPLIETPKDWDKVIELWKKGNITAIEAMKRLNLNRGTFYRRVKEFETKINGN, encoded by the coding sequence ATGTCTAAGATCGGATACGTGAGAGTTTCGACATTTGAACAAAATACGGATAGGCAGGAAATAGCTCTATCTGAAATAGGGATGGATAAAATATTTTCTGAGAAAATTTCGGGAAAAAGTACAAATAGACTGGAGCTAAACAAAATGCTTGATTATATCAGAGAAGGAGATACACTCTATATTGAAAGCATTTCTCGATTAGCCAGAAGTACAAGAGATTTGTTATCAATAGTAAATATACTGCAGGATAAAAAGGTTGATCTAGTTTCCCTAAAAGAAAATATTGACACTACAACCCCGCAAGGTCGCTTCGTATTGACTATTTTTGGTGCATTATCAGAATTAGAAAGGGAAAGTACACTTCAACGTCAGCGGGAAGGGATTGCTGCAGCCCGAATTAAAGGTAAAAAATTTGGTAGGCCACTTATTGAGACACCAAAAGACTGGGATAAAGTAATAGAGCTTTGGAAAAAAGGGAATATAACTGCCATAGAAGCTATGAAACGATTAAACCTAAATAGAGGCACCTTTTATAGAAGAGTTAAAGAGTTTGAGACAAAAATAAACGGTAATTAA
- a CDS encoding DUF3888 domain-containing protein: MRNFKNLKINILIGTLLITILLATYNNVAASIQTQGKNYVVADPSRIESKEILYRDFLLTQLSPLISDAVQNYYGYPKSFDLFDAKVLEIKRLEKGSFYFNIIIQVITYEGAHNPPYGLETVTIRQDYKGIRVTDFKHSDYIDRSSN, translated from the coding sequence ATGAGAAACTTTAAAAATTTAAAGATAAATATTCTTATTGGAACACTATTAATCACAATTTTACTAGCTACATACAATAATGTAGCTGCATCTATTCAAACGCAAGGTAAAAATTATGTTGTTGCCGACCCTAGTAGAATTGAATCCAAAGAGATACTTTACAGGGATTTTCTTCTTACACAGCTTTCACCACTTATTAGCGATGCTGTACAAAATTATTATGGTTATCCCAAAAGTTTTGATTTATTTGATGCCAAAGTACTGGAAATTAAGAGATTAGAAAAAGGATCTTTTTATTTTAATATTATAATACAAGTAATAACATATGAGGGAGCACATAATCCCCCATATGGACTTGAAACAGTAACTATTCGTCAAGACTACAAAGGTATTAGAGTTACGGACTTTAAACATAGTGATTATATTGATAGGTCTTCTAATTAA
- a CDS encoding DUF362 domain-containing protein, which translates to MNIKRMIGIVLSMVMIPYLVACSNTKDSANEVAKVNSSPTKSSTSPSTQSATNSQKETPIVYMTTDISSKGLMAAYNALNWAPEGNVAVKLSTGEPPSSNYLDPKLIKDLVQSVNGTIVECNTAYGGSRISTAMHMQVAKDHGFTEIAKVDILDADGSMSLPVVGGAHLKEDLVGSHFSNYNSYLVLSHFKGHEMAGFGGAIKNISIGLGSSEGKCLIHTAGKYNSTIYGANQDDFLESMGDAGKAVSDSLKNGKNIVYINVMNNLSIDCDCNGYPAEPEIDDIGILASTDPVALDQACIDLVYAAKGNESLVGRIEDLNGLHTLEHAEKIGLGSRNYKLVNIND; encoded by the coding sequence ATGAATATAAAACGTATGATAGGTATTGTTTTAAGCATGGTGATGATTCCTTATCTCGTAGCATGCAGTAATACTAAGGACAGTGCTAATGAAGTTGCTAAGGTAAACTCGTCACCAACCAAATCATCAACCTCACCATCAACCCAATCAGCAACCAATTCACAGAAAGAGACTCCAATCGTGTATATGACCACTGATATCAGCTCTAAAGGCTTAATGGCAGCTTATAATGCGCTGAACTGGGCACCGGAGGGTAATGTTGCAGTAAAGCTAAGCACTGGTGAGCCGCCGTCTAGTAACTATCTGGATCCTAAATTGATTAAAGATTTAGTGCAGTCAGTCAATGGTACAATTGTAGAATGTAATACAGCGTATGGAGGATCTCGAATCAGTACAGCCATGCATATGCAGGTTGCAAAGGACCATGGTTTTACTGAGATTGCAAAAGTAGATATTTTGGATGCCGATGGTTCAATGAGTCTTCCAGTAGTAGGGGGAGCCCATCTGAAAGAAGATCTTGTAGGATCACACTTTTCCAACTATAATTCTTATCTAGTATTATCTCATTTTAAAGGACATGAAATGGCTGGATTTGGAGGAGCTATTAAGAATATTTCCATAGGTCTTGGTTCAAGCGAGGGAAAATGTCTAATCCATACAGCCGGAAAATATAATTCAACCATATATGGCGCAAATCAGGATGACTTCCTTGAATCCATGGGTGATGCAGGTAAGGCAGTTTCTGACAGCCTGAAAAACGGAAAGAATATTGTTTACATAAATGTAATGAATAATCTTAGTATAGATTGTGACTGTAACGGCTATCCAGCAGAACCGGAGATTGATGATATTGGAATACTTGCATCTACTGATCCGGTAGCGTTGGACCAGGCATGTATTGACCTTGTATATGCTGCAAAAGGTAATGAATCCCTGGTAGGAAGAATTGAAGATTTGAATGGATTACATACATTGGAACACGCAGAGAAAATTGGTCTTGGTAGTCGCAATTATAAATTGGTGAACATTAATGATTGA
- a CDS encoding DUF3795 domain-containing protein, with product MSDFESRFSKPDFTLAAVCGHFCTACSLFIGSQEDPERLKGISKRTNRTIEEVTCHGCRSDNKSFYCTTVCKMRDCAEKHKVDFCSLCEEYPCEEFKAFESEAPDRIEVAGCLERIKNIGYEKWYEEMVAWYSCPQCNTINSAYDMSCRKCGAEPSCKYVEVNKEEIDRRTKDMALKSGKTT from the coding sequence ATGAGTGATTTTGAAAGCCGTTTCAGTAAGCCAGATTTTACACTTGCCGCAGTTTGTGGGCATTTTTGCACCGCATGTTCATTGTTTATCGGCTCTCAGGAAGATCCCGAAAGGCTTAAAGGAATTTCAAAGAGAACGAACCGTACTATAGAAGAAGTTACATGTCACGGTTGTCGTTCCGATAATAAGTCCTTTTACTGTACGACAGTATGCAAAATGAGAGATTGTGCCGAGAAACATAAAGTTGATTTTTGCAGTTTGTGCGAAGAATATCCCTGTGAAGAGTTCAAAGCTTTTGAGTCCGAAGCACCGGATAGGATTGAAGTTGCAGGATGCCTAGAGCGAATCAAAAATATAGGATATGAAAAATGGTATGAAGAGATGGTGGCATGGTATTCCTGTCCTCAATGCAATACCATTAATTCAGCGTATGACATGTCATGTCGGAAATGTGGAGCAGAACCTAGCTGTAAATATGTAGAGGTAAACAAAGAAGAGATAGACAGGCGTACAAAAGATATGGCGTTAAAAAGTGGTAAAACCACTTAA
- a CDS encoding permease, with protein sequence MIDILYREFIYLLYYFSVQLEQIFTYWLLGMLIGSTVSVFGKERIHRLFSGMQNKRLGVLGIFLACCLGIASPLCMYGTIPIAASFSQKGMRDDWLAAFMMSSILLNPQLIIYSAALGTTAFIVRIVSCLLCGFIAGLLIRIFYKEKSFFNFSGFYETKNRDTDPNILLRFLKNFGRNVKATGLYFLLGILLSALFQRYVPANAFANLFGSNRGFGILMAATIGVPLYMCGGGTIPLLRQWLFDGMSLGSAAAFMITGPATKITNLGAVKIVLGTRRFVLYLSYVIIFALLVGFLLNVCI encoded by the coding sequence ATGATTGATATACTGTATCGTGAATTTATATATTTACTCTATTACTTTAGTGTTCAGCTTGAACAGATTTTTACATATTGGCTGTTAGGTATGCTCATAGGGTCTACAGTGTCAGTGTTTGGCAAAGAACGGATACACCGGCTGTTTAGCGGCATGCAGAATAAGAGACTTGGTGTTTTAGGCATTTTTCTAGCCTGTTGCCTTGGGATAGCTTCTCCGCTTTGCATGTATGGAACGATTCCAATTGCCGCTTCCTTTTCACAGAAGGGCATGAGAGACGACTGGTTGGCCGCTTTTATGATGTCATCGATTTTATTAAATCCTCAGCTGATTATTTACAGTGCAGCATTGGGAACTACAGCATTTATTGTACGAATTGTCTCATGCTTACTATGTGGATTTATAGCAGGGTTGCTAATAAGAATATTTTACAAGGAAAAATCTTTTTTTAATTTCAGTGGTTTTTATGAAACGAAAAACCGTGATACAGATCCTAATATATTACTACGTTTCCTCAAGAATTTTGGAAGAAATGTGAAAGCAACCGGTCTGTATTTTCTTCTGGGAATTTTATTGTCCGCGCTGTTTCAGAGGTATGTACCGGCAAATGCATTTGCTAATCTATTCGGCAGCAACAGAGGATTCGGTATACTGATGGCAGCCACCATTGGTGTTCCGCTTTACATGTGCGGCGGAGGAACAATACCGCTTTTGAGGCAGTGGTTATTTGACGGTATGAGCTTGGGCTCTGCAGCAGCTTTTATGATTACAGGGCCAGCCACAAAAATAACTAATTTAGGTGCTGTAAAAATTGTATTGGGTACTCGACGATTTGTGCTGTATTTATCATATGTTATAATTTTTGCACTTTTAGTTGGATTCTTATTAAATGTTTGCATTTAA
- the hypF gene encoding carbamoyltransferase HypF, whose product MELRRYRITGIVQGVGFRPFIHKLTSKYGLTGWILNDSDGVLIEVQGEAEVLSSFINDVKTSLPPIARIDSIVLLLQTEQCEPYTSFDIRSSVKLDKTNTLIPPDANVCDDCLSELFDESNRRYRYPFINCTNCGPRYSIIEDMPYDRPKTTMKHFKMCPECHHEYTDIEDRRYHAQPNACPVCGPQLELTNNKGETIEVDDIIGFSQEKLLEGKIFAIKSIGGFHLAVDAQNDEAIQQLRKKKKRDFKAFALMVKDIDTANKIAYLCDKDIELLKSTQRPIVILKKKPGVLPESIAPNNPSLGIMLPSAPLHYLLLENEKLPALIMTSANISGHPIVYKNKDALEQLNSIADYYILNNRDICIRVDDSIARCTDYKPLKKTIVSHIRRARGFAPYPITIHKNIKPILALGSELKATIALSKDNQVFVSQHIGDIKNDTTFKSLMDCSTHMQNLLSIKPELIACDSHPAFRSTVASQNQKELPVVLVQHHHAHMASCMAENKLDGKTIGVIFDGTGYGLDGTIWGGEFLIGDYSDFKRVGTFSPLYLLGGDKAVKEPFRVAIDMLFRTYGEEFLNLPLDIIKNRKPEELHVLFKMAENKINAFQTSSMGRIFDGISAILNICSIIDYEAQAAVELEGLLNRNFDLLEAFPYEIIEKDEILKIDYRPIVKDIVSNILSKNQDVATLSRRFHTTIVDIVANMCVKLRDIYLVNDVALSGGVFTNEYLLVNSILSLRKLDFNVYYHSAVPSNDGGLSLGQIMIADAKHKNAAK is encoded by the coding sequence ATGGAACTGCGTCGTTATCGTATAACAGGAATTGTTCAGGGCGTGGGGTTTCGTCCATTTATTCATAAGCTGACATCAAAATATGGGTTAACCGGGTGGATTTTAAATGATTCGGATGGTGTTCTGATAGAAGTTCAGGGGGAGGCTGAAGTATTATCTTCATTTATTAATGATGTTAAAACATCATTACCTCCTATTGCAAGAATTGATAGTATTGTGCTATTGCTTCAAACGGAGCAATGTGAGCCATACACTAGTTTTGATATCAGAAGCAGTGTAAAGCTTGACAAGACCAATACACTTATACCCCCGGATGCAAATGTTTGCGATGATTGTTTATCCGAATTATTTGATGAATCCAACCGTAGATATAGGTATCCGTTTATCAACTGCACTAATTGTGGACCTAGATATTCTATCATTGAGGACATGCCATATGATCGTCCTAAAACGACTATGAAGCATTTTAAGATGTGTCCCGAATGTCATCACGAGTATACTGATATTGAAGATCGCCGTTATCATGCCCAGCCCAATGCGTGCCCTGTGTGCGGACCACAATTGGAATTGACTAATAATAAAGGAGAAACTATTGAAGTTGATGATATTATTGGTTTTAGTCAAGAGAAATTGCTAGAGGGCAAAATATTTGCGATAAAGAGCATAGGCGGTTTCCATCTTGCAGTTGATGCACAAAATGATGAAGCAATCCAACAACTGCGTAAAAAGAAGAAGAGGGATTTTAAAGCTTTTGCCCTGATGGTTAAGGACATTGACACGGCAAATAAAATCGCCTATTTATGCGATAAAGACATAGAACTACTAAAAAGCACCCAAAGACCCATTGTTATTTTGAAAAAAAAGCCAGGGGTATTGCCCGAATCTATTGCACCTAATAACCCTAGTTTAGGTATTATGCTTCCGTCAGCACCATTGCATTATCTTTTACTAGAAAACGAGAAATTACCTGCATTGATTATGACAAGCGCTAATATTTCTGGTCACCCGATTGTTTATAAAAACAAGGATGCATTAGAGCAATTAAACAGTATTGCAGACTATTATATATTAAATAACAGGGATATCTGTATACGTGTAGATGATTCTATAGCAAGATGTACTGATTATAAGCCATTAAAAAAGACTATCGTATCCCATATAAGACGTGCCCGTGGATTTGCTCCGTATCCCATAACCATACATAAAAATATAAAACCAATATTGGCTCTAGGCTCTGAGCTAAAGGCAACTATTGCATTAAGTAAAGATAACCAGGTATTTGTTAGTCAACATATTGGCGATATCAAAAATGATACTACATTTAAATCTCTTATGGATTGTTCCACACATATGCAGAACCTACTTTCTATTAAGCCGGAGCTTATTGCTTGTGACAGTCATCCTGCTTTTAGGTCCACAGTTGCTTCTCAAAATCAAAAGGAATTACCTGTTGTATTAGTTCAGCATCATCATGCACACATGGCTTCATGTATGGCAGAAAATAAGCTGGATGGAAAAACAATCGGTGTCATATTTGACGGTACCGGATATGGATTGGATGGGACAATTTGGGGAGGAGAATTTCTGATTGGTGATTATAGTGATTTTAAGCGGGTAGGTACTTTTTCTCCTTTATATTTACTTGGTGGAGATAAAGCTGTTAAAGAACCTTTCAGAGTTGCAATAGATATGCTTTTCCGAACTTATGGTGAAGAATTTTTAAATCTTCCTCTTGATATTATTAAAAATAGAAAGCCAGAAGAATTACATGTGCTCTTTAAAATGGCAGAAAATAAAATCAATGCTTTCCAAACTTCAAGTATGGGCCGTATATTCGATGGAATCTCTGCAATCTTGAATATTTGTTCTATTATAGATTATGAAGCTCAAGCTGCAGTTGAACTTGAGGGGCTTTTAAATAGAAATTTTGATCTTTTGGAAGCATTTCCGTATGAAATTATCGAAAAGGACGAAATTTTAAAGATTGATTATAGACCTATAGTAAAAGATATTGTAAGTAATATTCTCAGTAAAAATCAAGATGTAGCTACTTTAAGCAGACGTTTCCATACAACTATTGTTGATATCGTTGCAAATATGTGTGTAAAACTACGGGATATATATTTGGTAAATGATGTTGCATTAAGTGGTGGGGTATTTACTAATGAATACCTTTTAGTAAACTCAATTTTATCATTGAGGAAATTGGATTTTAACGTTTATTACCACAGTGCAGTACCATCAAATGACGGAGGGTTATCTCTCGGACAAATTATGATTGCCGACGCCAAGCATAAAAATGCGGCAAAGTAA
- a CDS encoding cysteine hydrolase family protein — protein sequence MPNVVVLTNDLQYGIMDAKKERWNCVLKSQTKLADFYNKMRSLNVPIIHLQQVNDPNSPTLKKLYGDNIPMLKGSPDTKIIAEFFDEKDILVEKSKPSGFYNSSLDKVLEELEVKTLIITGFQTQICVQTTAADAFFRGYKVVVPSDAVISTEEKDTDRALEWLNDYFALIMTSEEIYEHLLKNDDFAPKTTFKDI from the coding sequence ATGCCAAACGTTGTTGTGTTAACCAATGATCTTCAGTATGGAATTATGGATGCAAAAAAAGAAAGATGGAACTGTGTTTTAAAATCCCAAACAAAATTAGCGGATTTCTATAATAAAATGCGTTCCCTAAACGTTCCAATTATACATCTGCAGCAAGTAAACGATCCTAACAGTCCAACTCTAAAAAAACTTTACGGAGACAATATACCTATGCTTAAAGGCTCTCCAGATACCAAGATTATTGCTGAGTTTTTTGACGAAAAGGATATCCTAGTGGAAAAATCCAAACCAAGTGGTTTCTATAATTCCAGCCTTGATAAAGTTCTTGAAGAATTGGAGGTTAAGACTCTTATAATTACTGGATTCCAGACACAAATTTGTGTTCAGACTACAGCTGCAGACGCATTTTTCAGAGGGTATAAAGTAGTTGTTCCAAGCGATGCAGTAATTTCAACTGAAGAAAAAGATACTGATAGGGCATTGGAATGGTTAAATGATTATTTTGCATTAATTATGACCTCAGAAGAAATTTATGAGCACTTACTGAAAAATGATGATTTTGCCCCAAAAACTACCTTTAAGGATATATAA